A genomic stretch from Dyella sp. M7H15-1 includes:
- a CDS encoding type IV secretory system conjugative DNA transfer family protein — MLALLVVPVWLWVSGHVFSLLAFRGKGEPATWLTWVNYYRFYWYDETVHPKLILSAAAASALVLSPAVLLFVKPKQSLYGEARFAKRSEITKADLDNRTGDGIVIGRMPGQPNKYLFASMARHPHVMLAAPTGSGKGVGIVIPNLLNWNHSVIVLDIKKENWTLTAGYRAKHGHACFLFDPANPKRITHRWNPLAYVRDDPALRVDDTQKIGNILFPDIQGTDPIWTASCRSLFLGLTLYLLETDGKPRTLGQVAREAYSGDDKRWKRIIEERQKSGKPLSAPCMQALLDYVNTSDNTRTSIRKTFTSRFELFINPIIDAATAGNDFDLEALRKKPMSIYLGITPDNLGRLAPLLNLFFQQIIDLNTRELPEHNPALKYQLLLMPDEFRSLGKMQVLVEAIAFLRSYGVRLLAIFQSPSQVREVYGDDVAKNFFQNFHVRIIYTPADIDVATEISRELGNMTFVTRSKSRPMGFSKGSRLISDADHARALLLPQEVKDIGDDEEILLAKGCKPIMADKIRWYKDKNFKNLVCDPPVVAPTPLPSAAPIDEPHADGTRPVEVGDLETLYDRPMSDFSLNFSDVDIPSGKLTDDKAKALADRLYATITR; from the coding sequence TTGCTGGCCTTGCTGGTCGTGCCGGTGTGGCTGTGGGTGTCCGGCCACGTCTTCTCGCTTCTGGCGTTCCGCGGTAAGGGCGAGCCAGCGACGTGGCTGACGTGGGTCAACTACTACCGCTTCTACTGGTACGACGAAACCGTACATCCGAAGCTGATTTTGAGCGCGGCAGCGGCCTCAGCGCTGGTTCTTTCGCCAGCGGTCCTGCTCTTCGTGAAGCCGAAGCAATCGCTGTATGGCGAGGCGCGCTTTGCGAAACGCTCGGAAATCACGAAAGCCGACCTGGACAATCGCACCGGCGACGGCATCGTGATCGGCCGCATGCCAGGCCAACCGAACAAGTACCTGTTCGCCTCGATGGCCCGCCACCCGCACGTGATGCTGGCCGCGCCGACCGGCTCGGGCAAGGGCGTCGGCATCGTGATTCCGAACCTGCTGAACTGGAATCACTCCGTCATCGTCCTGGACATCAAGAAAGAGAATTGGACGCTGACTGCCGGCTACCGTGCAAAGCACGGACATGCCTGCTTCCTGTTTGATCCCGCGAACCCTAAGCGCATCACGCACCGCTGGAACCCCTTGGCATATGTACGCGACGATCCGGCACTTCGGGTGGACGACACGCAGAAGATCGGCAACATCCTGTTTCCCGACATCCAGGGCACCGATCCCATTTGGACGGCCAGTTGCCGTTCACTTTTCCTCGGTTTGACGCTATACCTGCTGGAAACCGATGGCAAACCGCGCACATTAGGCCAGGTCGCGCGTGAGGCCTACTCGGGCGACGACAAGCGTTGGAAGCGTATCATCGAGGAACGCCAGAAGTCGGGCAAGCCGCTCTCAGCGCCGTGCATGCAAGCGCTGCTGGATTACGTGAACACCTCGGACAACACTCGCACGTCGATCCGCAAGACCTTCACGTCGCGGTTCGAGCTGTTCATCAATCCGATCATCGACGCGGCCACCGCCGGCAACGATTTCGACTTGGAGGCGCTGCGCAAGAAGCCGATGAGCATTTACCTCGGCATCACGCCGGATAACCTTGGCCGTCTCGCCCCGCTCCTGAACCTGTTTTTCCAGCAGATCATTGACCTCAACACGCGCGAGTTGCCTGAGCACAACCCCGCCTTGAAGTACCAGTTGTTGCTCATGCCCGACGAGTTCCGTTCGCTCGGCAAGATGCAAGTACTGGTGGAAGCCATTGCGTTCCTGCGTAGCTACGGCGTGCGACTGCTGGCGATCTTCCAGTCGCCGAGCCAAGTGCGTGAGGTCTACGGTGACGACGTCGCCAAGAACTTCTTCCAAAACTTCCACGTCCGCATCATCTACACGCCGGCGGACATCGACGTCGCCACGGAAATCAGCCGCGAGCTGGGCAACATGACCTTCGTGACCCGCTCGAAGTCCCGGCCGATGGGTTTCTCGAAGGGGTCGCGTTTGATCAGCGACGCCGATCATGCGCGCGCGTTGCTGCTCCCGCAGGAAGTGAAGGACATCGGCGACGATGAGGAAATCCTGTTGGCCAAGGGCTGCAAGCCGATCATGGCCGACAAGATCCGCTGGTATAAGGATAAGAACTTCAAGAATCTGGTATGCGACCCGCCGGTGGTGGCGCCGACGCCATTACCGAGCGCGGCGCCCATTGACGAACCACACGCGGATGGAACGCGGCCGGTCGAAGTGGGCGACCTGGAAACCCTGTACGACCGTCCCATGTCGGATTTCTCCCTCAATTTCTCCGACGTGGATATTCCCTCCGGGAAGCTAACCGACGACAAGGCCAAAGCCCTGGCGGATCGGCTCTACGCCACCATAACGCGATAA
- a CDS encoding DUF192 domain-containing protein — protein sequence MTTRMALTAVLIAMAWHPAIAGDPPLLLPAMRHCDLTLQGPDRMVFMPGVPLAVSPPDQRRGLSRLKPGGQPLRMLFVWNKPVPQAVWMHDTPAPLDAAFLDANGRIFQVISMSPNTDAHHYPKVWPSAMLEDDAGDLIHHGIGEGWVLVRHRCYGGGQPEHTAGPLE from the coding sequence ATGACGACCCGCATGGCGTTGACGGCTGTCCTCATTGCCATGGCCTGGCACCCGGCTATCGCGGGCGATCCACCGCTGCTCCTGCCGGCGATGCGGCATTGCGACCTGACGCTGCAGGGACCAGACAGGATGGTGTTCATGCCCGGTGTTCCCCTGGCGGTATCACCACCCGACCAGCGGCGCGGTTTGAGTCGGCTGAAGCCTGGCGGCCAGCCGTTGCGCATGCTGTTCGTTTGGAACAAACCCGTGCCGCAGGCGGTGTGGATGCACGACACACCGGCACCGCTCGATGCAGCGTTCCTCGATGCGAATGGCCGTATCTTTCAGGTCATCTCGATGTCCCCTAACACCGATGCCCACCATTACCCGAAGGTGTGGCCTTCGGCCATGCTGGAGGACGATGCCGGCGATCTTATCCACCACGGCATCGGTGAAGGCTGGGTGCTGGTGCGGCATCGCTGCTACGGTGGTGGTCAACCGGAGCACACGGCTGGCCCATTGGAATAA
- a CDS encoding ClpXP protease specificity-enhancing factor yields MTSNRPYLLRAIYDWISDNNLTPYMLVDATRNGVRVPTHVIKNGQVVLNLAMRAVANLDLGNEWISFQARFSGVSHSIQIPIPAVLALYAQENGQGMMFPADEDGGDPPSNAPPSAPEPSTDGDKPKRGGSHLRVVK; encoded by the coding sequence ATGACCTCCAATCGTCCTTATCTGTTGCGGGCGATCTACGACTGGATCAGCGACAACAACCTCACGCCCTACATGCTGGTGGATGCCACACGAAATGGTGTGCGAGTGCCGACGCATGTGATCAAGAACGGCCAGGTGGTGCTCAACCTGGCCATGCGCGCGGTGGCCAATCTGGACCTGGGTAACGAGTGGATTAGCTTTCAGGCGCGTTTTTCGGGCGTGAGTCACAGCATCCAGATTCCGATTCCGGCGGTGCTGGCTTTGTACGCCCAGGAGAATGGGCAGGGGATGATGTTTCCGGCGGATGAGGATGGTGGTGATCCACCTTCTAACGCACCGCCGTCCGCGCCGGAGCCGAGTACGGATGGCGACAAACCGAAGCGTGGCGGGTCGCATTTGCGGGTCGTCAAATAG
- a CDS encoding glutathione S-transferase N-terminal domain-containing protein — MVQNPRSRTVLALYSAADDIQCHRVRLVLAAKGVAYDLIQVDPAKPPQDLTDLNLYGSLPTLVDRELTLYDTAVVCEYLDERYPHPPLMPIDPLSRARLRLAAVRIERDWLPQVEHIRAGGRSAEAARKRLREQLLETLPLFKAAKFFLNPEMSLADCLVTPVIWRLPALGVDLGREGKPIMDYGERLFRSQGYARSLTSEEKALR, encoded by the coding sequence ATGGTCCAGAACCCTCGTTCCCGGACGGTACTCGCCCTGTACTCCGCTGCCGATGACATCCAATGTCACCGCGTACGGTTAGTACTGGCAGCGAAGGGAGTCGCCTACGACCTGATCCAGGTCGATCCGGCCAAACCGCCACAAGATTTGACCGATCTCAACCTTTACGGCAGCTTGCCGACCTTGGTCGATCGCGAACTCACCCTGTACGACACCGCGGTGGTGTGCGAATACCTGGATGAACGCTATCCGCACCCGCCTCTTATGCCGATCGACCCGCTTTCCCGCGCGCGACTGCGGCTGGCGGCGGTACGCATCGAGCGCGACTGGTTGCCGCAAGTGGAGCACATCCGTGCCGGCGGGCGCTCCGCGGAGGCCGCGCGCAAGCGACTGCGCGAGCAATTGCTGGAGACCTTGCCATTGTTCAAGGCCGCGAAGTTTTTCCTCAACCCGGAGATGAGTCTGGCCGATTGCCTAGTAACCCCGGTGATTTGGCGGCTGCCCGCGCTGGGTGTCGATCTGGGGCGGGAGGGCAAGCCGATCATGGATTATGGCGAGCGCCTGTTCCGCAGTCAGGGTTATGCTCGCAGTTTGACGTCTGAAGAAAAGGCTCTACGGTGA
- a CDS encoding cytochrome c1 yields the protein MTKRYLSTFVLALGLLFGTSAAIAEGPELPSAGTNLRDTASLQRGAHLFFNYCVGCHSLKYLRYERIADDLGLTADDVMNNLNFTGAKFGDPVVSHMPADDAQKFFGKAPPDLSLEVSAKGPDWVYAYLNAFYLDPKSPIGWNNLILPNAAMPFPLWELQGMQVPVTKDAKPGDDVQVAGLKLEHPGRLTPAQYQQATRDLTNFLEYASEPAVLQRRHYGIWVVLFLLAFTFLAYLLKKEYWKDVHEG from the coding sequence ATGACTAAGCGCTATCTTTCCACCTTTGTGCTGGCGTTGGGCCTGTTGTTCGGCACCTCCGCCGCGATAGCCGAAGGCCCAGAACTGCCGTCCGCAGGCACCAATCTGCGCGACACCGCCTCTCTCCAGCGCGGCGCCCACTTGTTCTTCAACTATTGCGTGGGTTGCCACTCGCTCAAGTATCTGCGCTACGAGCGCATCGCGGACGACCTCGGCCTGACTGCGGACGACGTGATGAACAACCTCAATTTCACTGGTGCCAAGTTCGGCGACCCGGTGGTTTCGCACATGCCTGCGGATGACGCGCAGAAGTTCTTCGGCAAGGCGCCGCCAGACCTGTCGCTGGAAGTCTCAGCCAAGGGTCCGGACTGGGTCTATGCTTACCTCAACGCGTTCTATCTGGATCCCAAAAGCCCGATCGGTTGGAATAACCTGATCCTGCCCAATGCCGCCATGCCGTTCCCGTTGTGGGAGTTGCAGGGCATGCAGGTGCCGGTGACGAAAGACGCCAAGCCAGGGGATGATGTGCAGGTCGCCGGCCTCAAGCTGGAGCACCCTGGCCGTCTGACTCCCGCGCAATACCAGCAGGCCACCCGCGACCTGACCAACTTCCTGGAATACGCGTCCGAACCGGCGGTCCTGCAGCGGCGGCACTACGGCATCTGGGTGGTGCTGTTCTTGCTGGCTTTCACCTTCCTGGCCTATCTGCTAAAGAAGGAGTATTGGAAGGACGTTCACGAAGGATGA
- a CDS encoding cytochrome bc complex cytochrome b subunit, whose protein sequence is MTNVFSNIGEWVNERAPGLMPVYRKHMTEYYAPKNFNLWYYFGSLALLVLVNQIVTGIFLTMNYDPSAAGAFDSVQYIMRDVEWGWLIRYMHSTGASLFFVVVYLHMFRGILYGSYKKPRELVWLLGMLIFLVLMAEAFMGYVLPWGNMSFWGAKVIVSLFGTIPVIGKDLVEWIMGDFLPADATLNRFFALHVIALPLVLILLVVLHLAALHEVGSNNPDGVDVKHGPKGNRWDPMAPTDGIPFHPYYTVKDLVGVGLFLAIGAFIIFFQPTFGGWFLEHDNSIPANNLVTPLQIKPVWYFTAFYAIVRMIPSAFGTAVWGVLGMFGAIVLLFLLPWIDAGKVKSIRYRGTGFKVALTLFVLAFFGLVLIGTDSTADLIPMLFGASVDVTSIENLFGRVMVLIYFGFFVFLWLYTHLGWEKTKSVPERVTTHD, encoded by the coding sequence ATGACGAATGTTTTTTCCAATATTGGCGAGTGGGTCAATGAGCGCGCACCCGGCCTGATGCCGGTGTACCGCAAGCACATGACCGAGTATTACGCGCCGAAGAATTTCAACCTTTGGTACTATTTCGGGTCGCTGGCCTTGCTGGTGCTGGTCAATCAGATTGTCACCGGCATTTTCCTCACCATGAACTACGACCCGAGCGCGGCTGGCGCGTTTGATTCGGTGCAGTACATCATGCGTGACGTGGAGTGGGGGTGGCTGATCCGCTACATGCACTCCACGGGTGCGTCGCTGTTTTTCGTGGTGGTCTACCTGCATATGTTCCGCGGCATCCTGTACGGCTCGTACAAGAAGCCACGCGAACTGGTGTGGTTACTCGGCATGCTGATTTTCTTGGTGCTGATGGCCGAAGCGTTCATGGGTTACGTGCTGCCGTGGGGCAACATGTCGTTCTGGGGCGCGAAAGTGATCGTGTCGTTGTTCGGCACCATTCCGGTGATCGGCAAGGATCTGGTCGAGTGGATCATGGGCGACTTTCTGCCCGCCGATGCCACGCTCAACCGCTTCTTCGCCCTGCATGTCATTGCCTTGCCGTTAGTGCTGATCCTGCTGGTGGTGTTGCATCTGGCAGCGCTGCACGAAGTGGGTTCGAACAATCCGGATGGCGTGGACGTCAAGCATGGTCCGAAGGGCAATCGCTGGGATCCGATGGCACCCACCGATGGCATACCGTTCCATCCGTATTACACGGTGAAGGATCTGGTGGGCGTGGGTTTGTTCCTGGCTATCGGCGCTTTCATCATCTTCTTCCAGCCGACATTCGGTGGCTGGTTCCTTGAGCACGACAATTCAATACCTGCCAACAATCTGGTGACGCCGTTGCAGATCAAGCCGGTGTGGTACTTCACCGCTTTCTACGCCATCGTCCGCATGATTCCATCGGCCTTCGGTACGGCGGTATGGGGGGTGTTGGGCATGTTTGGCGCGATCGTGCTGCTATTCCTGCTGCCATGGATCGATGCCGGCAAGGTGAAGTCGATCCGTTATCGCGGCACTGGCTTCAAGGTGGCACTCACCTTGTTCGTGTTGGCGTTCTTCGGGCTGGTGTTGATCGGTACCGACTCCACCGCCGATTTGATTCCGATGCTGTTCGGTGCAAGCGTGGACGTCACCTCGATAGAGAATCTCTTCGGTCGCGTGATGGTGCTGATCTACTTCGGGTTCTTCGTATTCCTGTGGTTGTACACACATCTTGGTTGGGAAAAGACCAAGTCGGTTCCGGAACGGGTGACGACGCATGACTAA
- the petA gene encoding ubiquinol-cytochrome c reductase iron-sulfur subunit, with the protein MANEVVDLGRRRFLTTTTAVVGGVGVVAAVVPFIKSWEPSARAKAAGAPVTQSLKKIEPGQQLIVAWRSLPVFIVNRSSAQLAALPKQDPRLVDPKSDGTSVDQQPKYAQNETRSIKPEWLVMIGICTHLGCVPDYVGEMKPEPFDPNWQGGYYCPCHHSRYDMAGRVYQGVPAPKNMEIPPYHFVDDTTVQIGVDPQGAAS; encoded by the coding sequence ATGGCGAACGAAGTCGTCGATCTAGGCCGCCGCCGCTTTCTTACTACGACAACGGCCGTGGTGGGGGGAGTGGGTGTGGTGGCGGCAGTAGTGCCTTTCATCAAGTCGTGGGAACCCAGTGCAAGAGCCAAGGCTGCCGGTGCACCCGTCACCCAGTCGCTCAAGAAGATCGAACCCGGCCAGCAGTTGATCGTGGCGTGGCGCAGTCTCCCGGTCTTTATCGTCAATCGTTCGTCTGCACAGCTTGCGGCGCTGCCCAAGCAAGATCCGCGGCTGGTCGATCCGAAATCGGATGGCACCTCCGTCGATCAGCAACCGAAGTACGCGCAGAACGAGACCCGCTCCATCAAGCCCGAATGGTTGGTGATGATCGGTATCTGCACCCACCTGGGCTGCGTGCCCGATTACGTGGGCGAAATGAAGCCCGAACCCTTCGATCCGAATTGGCAGGGCGGCTACTACTGTCCTTGCCACCACTCGCGCTACGACATGGCTGGTCGTGTCTACCAGGGTGTGCCGGCGCCGAAGAATATGGAGATTCCTCCGTATCACTTTGTTGACGACACGACGGTGCAGATCGGTGTGGATCCGCAGGGGGCAGCGTCATGA
- a CDS encoding trypsin-like peptidase domain-containing protein — MKHAAGIVAFIARFVVLGLALAFVISLIWPRVGDRLRTGFGFQHAPAATSSNSTPPATPTISAAPASYANAVTKAAPSVVNIYANKLVTEQAVRMFTDPLMQQLFGGMVAGPPVTRREQNLGSGVIVSPEGYVLTNNHVIANANDIQILLYDGRVAGATLIGADEETDLAVLKIKDASNLPVIQMADPKKLRVGDVVLAIGNPLGLNQTVTMGIISAIGRQLSNSNPEDFIQTDAAINLGNSGGALVNSNGDLVGINTLLIGKAANAEGIGFAIPVDTATNVLRQLIATGRVTRGWLGADYGFVPVAADSGLPAAARGAQITDIYSNGPAAAAGLQVHDIVLQLGEVDIRDPADLSRREATLKPGTHVAVSGLRNGVPFHLMLTVAQRPPQAPAATSASNSGNHVQG; from the coding sequence ATGAAGCATGCCGCCGGCATCGTCGCCTTTATTGCCCGCTTCGTGGTGCTTGGGCTGGCGCTTGCCTTCGTTATCAGCTTGATCTGGCCGAGAGTCGGCGATCGCCTGCGCACAGGTTTCGGGTTCCAGCACGCGCCCGCTGCAACATCCAGCAACAGCACGCCACCGGCCACACCCACCATCAGCGCCGCCCCTGCTTCGTATGCCAACGCAGTAACCAAGGCCGCACCATCGGTGGTCAACATCTACGCCAACAAGCTGGTGACCGAGCAGGCCGTGCGCATGTTCACCGATCCGTTGATGCAACAATTGTTCGGTGGCATGGTGGCTGGCCCGCCGGTAACGCGACGCGAGCAGAACCTGGGTTCTGGCGTGATCGTCAGCCCGGAAGGCTATGTGCTCACGAACAATCATGTAATCGCCAATGCCAACGACATCCAGATACTGCTGTACGACGGCCGCGTCGCCGGAGCCACGCTAATCGGCGCCGACGAGGAAACCGACCTGGCCGTGCTGAAGATCAAGGACGCCAGCAACCTGCCGGTGATCCAGATGGCCGATCCGAAAAAACTGCGCGTGGGCGATGTGGTGCTCGCCATCGGCAACCCGCTCGGCCTCAACCAGACCGTCACCATGGGCATCATCAGTGCGATCGGCCGCCAGCTCAGCAACAGCAACCCAGAAGATTTCATCCAGACGGATGCCGCCATCAACCTCGGCAACTCCGGGGGGGCACTGGTCAATAGCAATGGGGATCTGGTCGGCATCAACACGTTACTGATCGGCAAGGCGGCAAATGCCGAAGGTATCGGGTTTGCCATTCCTGTCGATACCGCAACCAACGTCCTGCGACAATTAATCGCAACCGGGCGCGTGACCCGCGGCTGGCTAGGAGCCGATTACGGTTTCGTGCCGGTGGCCGCAGACAGTGGCTTGCCCGCCGCGGCGCGTGGTGCACAGATCACGGATATCTATTCCAACGGCCCGGCGGCAGCGGCCGGCCTTCAGGTTCACGACATCGTGCTGCAACTGGGCGAGGTCGACATCCGCGACCCAGCCGATCTCAGCCGGCGGGAGGCCACGCTCAAGCCTGGCACCCATGTCGCGGTATCGGGCCTGCGCAACGGCGTGCCCTTTCATCTGATGTTGACCGTGGCTCAGCGTCCGCCACAGGCGCCCGCGGCAACCAGTGCATCGAATAGCGGCAACCACGTACAAGGCTGA
- a CDS encoding acyltransferase — translation MQKNRKGSHIAALDGLRGYAALAVTMYHGILHFDTSLIDRVLYQPVANVHGVDDLVCKVLLALFNGESAVILFFVLSGYVLASSIDRSLDAGRKCLIVSVEFLVKRAWRIYPAMFACMVFYWVLSRLLDGRIGYATINAVIFWSSVTLYRVSVHGPSWSLQVEMLAAPFILAFALMRRYLGFFSLVLVMAYAMFSIEYPVLIGNANNLWPYLIAFVIGIVVASPEFGAIRFEPKPAHIVIALITFIFFRQIVSRNAISGLIAHSLLAGLLVFAVSRSHTGRIHQFLNSRISQFFGRISYSFYLLNVPVLLLVWGTISAVFPHPEQHYLGWGIVSGVIATVLTMPFAWACERYIERPSMHLIRSVLAVAPKQGGVSARVA, via the coding sequence ATGCAAAAGAATCGTAAGGGTTCGCACATCGCTGCGCTTGACGGACTCCGTGGATATGCTGCGCTTGCGGTTACGATGTATCACGGTATTTTGCACTTCGATACGTCCCTGATCGACCGAGTGCTATACCAGCCCGTCGCAAATGTCCATGGTGTCGACGATCTGGTATGTAAAGTGCTCTTGGCCCTATTCAATGGCGAGAGTGCCGTCATCCTGTTCTTTGTGTTGAGTGGCTATGTTCTTGCTTCTTCGATCGATAGATCTCTCGATGCAGGAAGGAAGTGTCTGATCGTTTCGGTTGAGTTCCTAGTGAAGCGAGCGTGGCGAATTTATCCAGCCATGTTCGCCTGCATGGTTTTCTATTGGGTGCTTTCAAGGTTACTGGATGGCCGCATTGGGTACGCAACCATAAACGCAGTAATTTTTTGGAGCAGTGTGACGCTTTATCGAGTCTCCGTACACGGTCCATCTTGGAGCCTTCAGGTTGAGATGTTGGCCGCTCCATTTATCCTTGCGTTCGCGTTGATGAGGCGGTATCTAGGATTCTTTTCACTAGTCCTCGTGATGGCATATGCGATGTTCTCAATTGAGTATCCTGTGCTTATCGGAAACGCGAACAATCTGTGGCCGTATCTGATTGCGTTCGTGATTGGTATTGTGGTTGCGTCACCGGAATTCGGAGCTATTCGATTTGAGCCGAAACCGGCTCATATTGTGATTGCTCTGATCACATTCATATTTTTTCGACAGATCGTCTCACGCAATGCGATTTCAGGCCTGATTGCGCATTCCCTCTTGGCGGGACTTTTAGTTTTTGCGGTGTCGAGGTCGCATACGGGACGGATTCACCAGTTTCTCAACAGCCGAATTTCTCAGTTCTTCGGTCGCATCAGTTACAGCTTCTATTTGTTGAATGTTCCTGTACTCTTGCTCGTTTGGGGGACAATTTCAGCAGTATTCCCTCATCCTGAGCAACACTATCTTGGATGGGGAATAGTGTCGGGTGTGATTGCCACTGTTTTGACTATGCCGTTTGCGTGGGCCTGCGAGCGCTACATCGAGCGTCCGTCAATGCACCTCATTCGCTCTGTCCTTGCTGTTGCTCCTAAACAAGGTGGCGTCTCGGCGCGCGTGGCCTAG
- a CDS encoding acyl-CoA dehydrogenase family protein has translation MGFLQDAPQLSHPYRDDRLLIALLDRVFPSKRRIALDADLDALADYAQMAFERNSRSTRRKPVLTQWDAWGRRVDRVELTRAWQEGPQLTTRHAILASGHENHEHARLEEFARAYVYHVASEFYTCPLAMTDGAATALKVSGNPSLIDRALPHFLSRDAHNLWLSGQWMIENHGGSDIGNTETTAKQDKDGQWRLYGRKWFSSAVVGEAALALARPEGAGQGAAALALFYVETMDGANRMPQLIIDRLKDKLGTHELPTAEIHLDGLPAWPLGELAHGVRQVAPMLNITRTWNAIGAVASMARAISLARDYALRRQAFGRLLIEQPLHAQTLADMQAEFEAAFALAFEVAHLLGRVEQNQATLQETASLRLLTPLAKLWTGKMAVSLCSEALECFGGAGYIEDTGLPQLLRDAQVYAIWEGTTNVLSLDSLRALTGHDSFAALRMVITGWLSKSHNTQASFAVHAALDATATHLDTRKVERNVLEAGARGIATTLARCAAAALMARQATWSSSRGDERPAAALRRFLGHDLLRLSDINGEDTRLLLE, from the coding sequence ATGGGATTCCTGCAGGACGCTCCGCAACTGTCGCACCCTTATCGCGACGATCGCTTGTTGATCGCCCTTCTCGATCGCGTCTTTCCCTCCAAGCGCCGCATCGCCCTGGATGCCGATCTGGATGCACTGGCCGATTACGCCCAAATGGCATTCGAACGCAACAGCCGCAGTACGCGGCGTAAGCCCGTATTGACGCAGTGGGATGCATGGGGACGCCGCGTCGATCGGGTCGAGTTGACCCGTGCATGGCAGGAAGGCCCTCAGCTCACCACACGCCACGCCATTCTGGCTTCCGGTCACGAGAACCACGAACACGCCCGCCTGGAGGAATTCGCGCGAGCCTACGTCTATCACGTCGCTAGTGAGTTCTATACTTGTCCGCTAGCCATGACCGACGGGGCGGCGACCGCGCTGAAGGTATCCGGCAACCCATCCCTGATCGATCGCGCACTGCCGCACTTTCTTAGCCGCGATGCCCACAACCTCTGGCTTTCCGGTCAATGGATGATCGAGAACCACGGAGGCTCGGATATCGGCAACACGGAAACCACGGCAAAGCAGGATAAGGATGGCCAATGGCGGCTTTACGGCCGCAAATGGTTCAGTTCGGCAGTGGTGGGGGAAGCCGCGCTGGCACTCGCACGCCCGGAAGGGGCCGGGCAAGGCGCTGCAGCGCTGGCGCTGTTTTATGTGGAAACCATGGACGGCGCTAATCGCATGCCACAGCTCATCATCGATCGCCTGAAGGACAAACTGGGTACGCATGAATTGCCCACGGCGGAAATTCATCTGGACGGCCTACCCGCCTGGCCCTTGGGCGAATTGGCGCATGGTGTGCGGCAGGTTGCGCCAATGCTGAACATCACACGCACCTGGAACGCTATCGGCGCCGTAGCGAGCATGGCGCGAGCAATCAGCCTGGCGCGCGATTATGCCCTGCGACGGCAAGCGTTTGGCCGCTTGCTGATCGAACAACCGTTGCACGCGCAAACGCTCGCCGACATGCAGGCCGAATTCGAAGCGGCGTTTGCCTTGGCCTTCGAAGTAGCGCATCTGTTGGGTCGGGTTGAACAGAACCAGGCGACCTTGCAGGAAACTGCCTCGCTGCGCCTGCTCACGCCACTGGCCAAGCTGTGGACCGGCAAGATGGCAGTCAGCCTGTGCTCGGAGGCGTTGGAGTGCTTCGGCGGCGCCGGCTACATCGAAGACACTGGACTGCCCCAGTTGCTGCGCGATGCGCAGGTCTACGCGATCTGGGAAGGCACGACCAACGTACTGTCGCTGGACAGTCTGCGCGCGCTCACCGGCCACGACAGCTTTGCCGCGCTACGGATGGTGATTACGGGTTGGCTGAGCAAATCGCATAACACGCAGGCTTCGTTCGCGGTGCATGCCGCGCTGGATGCGACGGCGACACATCTGGACACGCGAAAGGTCGAGCGCAACGTGCTGGAAGCCGGCGCGCGGGGGATTGCAACGACGCTGGCGCGTTGTGCGGCTGCCGCACTGATGGCACGTCAGGCCACGTGGTCTTCCTCGCGCGGAGACGAACGCCCTGCCGCTGCGTTGCGCAGGTTCCTGGGCCATGACCTGCTGCGCCTGTCTGACATCAACGGGGAAGATACCCGCCTGCTGCTGGAGTGA
- a CDS encoding asparaginase domain-containing protein gives MQHLTIVTTGGTIDKIYFDDKSDYKIGAPQIGEILSQLGVAFQFDVIPILRKDSLHINAEDRSLIRSTIEAQPHRHVLVTHGTDTMVETARELASIKGKVIVLTGALNPARFQGSDAVFNIGCAVAAVQTLPDGVHIAMNGRVWDPTKVRKNRDANRFEEVM, from the coding sequence ATGCAACACCTGACTATCGTCACTACCGGCGGCACCATCGACAAGATCTATTTCGACGACAAGTCGGACTACAAGATTGGCGCACCGCAGATTGGCGAGATCCTCAGTCAGCTCGGCGTGGCGTTCCAATTCGACGTGATCCCGATCCTGCGCAAGGACAGCCTGCACATCAACGCCGAAGATCGCTCGTTGATCCGCTCCACCATCGAAGCGCAACCACATCGCCATGTACTAGTGACGCACGGCACCGACACCATGGTGGAAACCGCCAGGGAACTGGCCAGCATCAAGGGCAAGGTAATTGTGCTGACCGGCGCACTCAATCCAGCCCGCTTCCAGGGTTCGGATGCCGTGTTCAACATCGGTTGCGCGGTAGCGGCGGTGCAGACCTTGCCGGATGGCGTCCACATCGCCATGAACGGCCGCGTGTGGGACCCGACGAAGGTTCGCAAGAATCGCGATGCAAATCGATTCGAAGAGGTAATGTAG